From one uncultured Paludibacter sp. genomic stretch:
- a CDS encoding hypothetical protein (Evidence 5 : Unknown function) — MENIIDKRRPDIKESERFIKIYFIGFDYDKIEEFYQKKKNQDIYYNSNKVIIDGREIKGIERFLMTLPDKNDPNSTRNAEVSEKDNYNIPITENNFIESTLIRLNYEYLVIKSRNLKRVTKTFIEYLENKKPETPDKKEPTFPTINKSIIDPEFVWDKYHNKVFECNRATFDSLLVNGIECGKTIKWTYSARQNKINIPQLKLFIEAITGDKENTGMSYIKKVFGLEVTVSDYKNKTTLSNHFKELKDKIMKNKMLKNK, encoded by the coding sequence ATGGAAAATATTATTGACAAAAGACGACCGGATATTAAGGAATCAGAGCGATTCATAAAAATATATTTTATAGGTTTTGATTATGATAAGATTGAAGAATTTTATCAAAAGAAAAAAAATCAGGACATTTATTATAACAGCAACAAAGTCATTATTGATGGAAGAGAGATAAAAGGAATTGAGCGTTTTCTTATGACACTTCCAGATAAAAACGATCCTAATTCAACACGAAATGCTGAAGTATCAGAGAAAGATAATTATAATATACCTATTACTGAAAATAATTTTATTGAAAGTACTCTGATAAGGCTAAATTATGAATATTTAGTTATTAAATCAAGAAATCTTAAAAGGGTAACAAAGACATTTATTGAGTATTTAGAAAATAAAAAACCTGAAACACCTGATAAAAAAGAACCTACATTTCCAACAATTAATAAAAGTATTATAGACCCTGAATTTGTATGGGATAAGTATCATAATAAAGTCTTTGAGTGTAATAGAGCAACATTTGACAGCTTATTAGTAAATGGGATTGAGTGCGGAAAAACAATAAAATGGACATATTCAGCAAGACAAAACAAAATTAATATACCGCAACTTAAATTATTTATTGAAGCAATAACAGGCGACAAGGAAAACACCGGAATGTCTTATATAAAAAAAGTTTTTGGTTTAGAAGTTACAGTATCAGACTATAAGAATAAAACAACTCTAAGCAATCATTTTAAGGAATTGAAAGATAAAATTATGAAAAACAAAATGTTAAAAAATAAATAA
- a CDS encoding hypothetical protein (Evidence 5 : Unknown function) — protein sequence MPKQRYISQPINYTIEGKEPPKNTDAEDYVLKCILENNYLIKDIYNQSSDIFYSEQNKAIFNSFKRLSDKSERINYITVQNELIPEEKQLFEIDITEYLLNLTANPETSSNFQNSVYHLVDVWTKRETLLTAYKVVQDIETKDAFDVLENYKNRLSEIETAVEGQNSYQKYIIDRTTAIDKPKPILFRGDDEILHLGDISMLEGQAGSRKTFLVSAMIAGFLSDTPEICLNFETNLKDAKVLLIDTEQAKGNTNLVAKRVQRMAGRDENKNYSDFIVLSLRELTSKERLQITLRAIESIQPTVVFIDNTKDLVSDFNNIEESAKVVSYLMKYSTKYNCSIVNVIHQNFGSQKARGHLGSMLYEKVDTDILLKADEVITEVDFGKTRNLRPSKFAFRINHFALPELTAFIEPTAKTNKLESVFSSILEPNKTYRHTDIVNMYVENQNRKPNTAKDRIKTALEEGVLIKNEVGLYHLKIKDNENNDLPF from the coding sequence ATGCCAAAGCAGAGATACATATCACAGCCAATTAACTATACTATTGAGGGCAAAGAACCGCCAAAAAATACGGATGCAGAAGATTATGTTTTGAAGTGTATTTTAGAAAATAATTATCTGATAAAAGATATCTATAATCAAAGCTCAGATATTTTCTATTCAGAACAAAACAAAGCTATTTTCAACTCATTTAAGCGACTTTCTGATAAAAGCGAGCGGATTAACTACATAACCGTACAAAACGAGCTTATTCCCGAAGAAAAACAATTATTTGAGATTGATATAACGGAATATCTTTTGAACTTGACAGCAAATCCCGAAACGTCATCTAACTTTCAAAATTCAGTCTATCATTTAGTCGATGTTTGGACGAAAAGAGAAACTTTACTCACAGCGTATAAAGTAGTTCAAGACATTGAAACTAAAGACGCTTTTGATGTATTGGAAAACTACAAAAATAGACTTTCCGAAATTGAAACAGCAGTCGAAGGACAAAACAGCTATCAGAAATATATCATTGACCGTACAACTGCAATAGATAAGCCAAAACCGATTTTATTTCGTGGCGATGATGAGATATTACATTTAGGGGATATTTCAATGTTAGAAGGACAGGCAGGCAGTAGAAAGACTTTTTTAGTTAGTGCAATGATAGCAGGTTTTTTATCAGACACACCCGAAATCTGTTTGAATTTTGAAACCAATCTGAAAGATGCTAAAGTCTTATTGATTGATACAGAACAGGCAAAAGGCAATACAAATTTAGTTGCAAAGCGAGTGCAAAGAATGGCGGGACGTGATGAGAATAAAAACTATTCTGATTTTATCGTTTTATCACTCCGAGAACTAACATCAAAAGAACGTTTGCAAATCACTTTGAGAGCTATTGAAAGCATACAACCGACAGTTGTTTTCATAGATAACACTAAAGACCTCGTTTCTGACTTTAATAACATTGAAGAGAGCGCAAAAGTAGTTAGTTACTTGATGAAATACAGTACAAAATATAACTGTTCAATAGTAAATGTTATTCATCAAAATTTCGGAAGCCAAAAAGCGAGAGGACATTTAGGCAGTATGCTTTATGAAAAAGTTGATACAGATATTTTATTAAAAGCAGACGAAGTGATAACAGAGGTTGATTTTGGCAAAACTCGAAATTTAAGACCGTCAAAGTTTGCTTTTAGAATTAATCATTTTGCTTTGCCTGAACTAACAGCATTTATCGAACCAACAGCAAAAACAAACAAACTTGAAAGCGTATTCAGTAGCATTTTAGAACCAAATAAAACATACAGACACACAGATATTGTAAATATGTATGTGGAAAATCAGAACAGAAAACCAAATACAGCTAAAGACAGAATTAAAACCGCATTAGAAGAAGGAGTTTTGATTAAAAATGAAGTTGGATTGTACCACTTAAAAATTAAGGATAATGAAAATAACGATTTACCTTTTTAG
- a CDS encoding hypothetical protein (Evidence 5 : Unknown function) yields the protein MKTIVRLETLTIPQFHTVLVIDLCWKKYKSRGIIDVFTRPCKIGEQPTERRIYVDSRNRVRKIIN from the coding sequence ATGAAAACAATAGTAAGGCTTGAAACTTTAACAATTCCACAGTTCCATACTGTTTTAGTTATTGATTTATGTTGGAAAAAATATAAATCACGTGGAATTATTGACGTATTTACACGACCTTGTAAAATAGGCGAACAACCTACGGAACGGCGTATTTATGTAGATAGCAGAAATAGAGTAAGAAAGATTATTAATTAA
- a CDS encoding conserved hypothetical protein (Evidence 4 : Unknown function but conserved in other organisms) — MLDYSQYGVTLRLTIDKRRPDNNNRFLLRWCVTHKRKRAYYNTGIRLSENEFELLNNNSRKPSIKEIRDSLQDYYDTAIKKDVKELAEQNKFSFNALENKLKGAVICTVNDAFNAKIKELKEVGNIGNANIYTYTLNSITNYKGSKIKFEDVTAKWLNSYQKFMQEADMKYSSMGMYLRTLRAIFNDAIRKDLIKQTLYPFGKGKFEIPTGSGRNMALSIADVKRIAEYECKTDTLTMCRDMWLFSLYCNGANFGDICRFKFDNIENGEIYFYRKKTINTTNEKKEIIAPILEPMQKTIERWGNPETLKNNLIFPFCNGCTTEEQFKHEIHNIVRLTNKQIKIVTKALNLPDVSTYTARHSYATILAKNRVPESYISEQLGHANRTVTQSYFDNYSKEERINYNSILL, encoded by the coding sequence ATGTTAGATTATTCACAATACGGTGTAACATTACGATTGACAATTGACAAAAGACGACCAGATAATAATAATCGTTTTTTGTTAAGGTGGTGTGTTACTCATAAAAGAAAAAGAGCTTATTATAATACAGGAATAAGATTGTCGGAAAATGAGTTTGAATTATTAAATAATAATTCTCGTAAACCCTCAATTAAAGAGATAAGAGATAGTTTACAAGATTATTACGATACAGCAATTAAAAAGGATGTGAAAGAACTTGCAGAACAAAACAAATTTTCATTTAATGCTTTAGAGAATAAATTAAAAGGAGCTGTCATTTGCACCGTGAACGATGCGTTTAATGCAAAAATTAAAGAATTGAAAGAAGTAGGAAATATCGGGAACGCAAATATTTATACTTATACTCTTAATTCAATAACAAACTACAAAGGCAGTAAGATAAAATTTGAGGATGTAACGGCTAAGTGGTTAAACAGTTATCAAAAGTTTATGCAGGAAGCAGATATGAAGTATAGTTCAATGGGAATGTATTTAAGAACTTTGAGAGCTATTTTTAACGATGCTATACGCAAAGATTTAATCAAACAAACATTATATCCATTTGGCAAAGGAAAGTTTGAAATACCAACAGGAAGCGGGCGAAATATGGCTTTATCAATTGCCGATGTTAAGAGAATAGCAGAATATGAGTGTAAAACCGACACATTAACAATGTGCCGTGATATGTGGTTGTTTTCATTGTATTGCAATGGTGCGAACTTCGGGGATATTTGCCGATTTAAGTTTGATAACATTGAAAATGGAGAAATATATTTTTATCGTAAAAAGACTATAAACACAACAAACGAAAAAAAAGAAATTATTGCTCCAATACTTGAACCAATGCAAAAGACTATTGAACGGTGGGGAAATCCTGAAACACTAAAAAATAATTTGATATTTCCGTTCTGTAATGGATGCACTACCGAAGAGCAATTTAAGCACGAAATACATAACATTGTTAGATTAACCAACAAACAAATTAAAATAGTTACAAAAGCTCTTAATTTGCCCGATGTAAGCACTTATACAGCCCGACACAGTTACGCCACTATATTAGCAAAAAACCGTGTACCGGAAAGCTACATATCTGAACAATTAGGACATGCAAACCGTACAGTAACACAAAGTTATTTTGATAATTACAGCAAAGAAGAACGTATTAACTATAATTCAATACTACTATAA
- a CDS encoding hypothetical protein (Evidence 5 : Unknown function) produces the protein MDKNKRIKTIFAFVKGEEYNPVLYIRNWIVENGILVLKSEVAIDRPDNTNVPAIDGMIYIFDRTPVYMYRSDVENSAFKPTLGFFNKNKIAYTDEFANEMKDNSNSKNAENIIAFEKNTNCKTDFAYCESEVKD, from the coding sequence ATGGACAAGAATAAACGAATTAAAACAATTTTTGCTTTTGTAAAAGGAGAAGAATATAACCCAGTTTTATATATAAGAAATTGGATTGTTGAAAATGGTATTCTTGTATTAAAATCAGAAGTGGCTATCGATAGACCAGATAATACAAATGTTCCGGCAATTGATGGAATGATATATATTTTTGATAGAACTCCGGTTTATATGTATCGTTCAGATGTTGAAAATTCAGCATTCAAACCAACTTTGGGTTTCTTCAATAAAAACAAAATAGCTTATACAGATGAATTTGCAAATGAGATGAAAGATAATTCAAATTCAAAAAATGCCGAAAATATAATAGCTTTTGAAAAAAACACTAATTGCAAGACTGATTTTGCATATTGTGAATCGGAAGTAAAAGATTAA
- a CDS encoding hypothetical protein (Evidence 5 : Unknown function): MNKEVKISKILHEATNSAKGFKYPFSRILFIEEDGTLVLRKEHIENKFPCCICVAYANMPKINDFRNDVKESEFVPTLEWYNDCSKGYPNGQFPFELEFTEEFVQKYFK; the protein is encoded by the coding sequence ATGAATAAAGAAGTGAAAATAAGTAAGATATTACACGAAGCCACAAATTCAGCTAAAGGCTTCAAATATCCATTTTCAAGAATATTGTTTATTGAAGAAGACGGAACACTCGTTTTGAGAAAAGAACATATCGAAAATAAGTTTCCGTGTTGCATTTGTGTAGCGTATGCAAATATGCCAAAGATAAATGATTTTAGAAATGATGTGAAAGAAAGTGAGTTTGTGCCAACTTTAGAATGGTATAATGACTGTTCTAAAGGTTATCCCAATGGACAATTTCCATTTGAATTAGAATTTACAGAAGAATTTGTACAGAAATATTTCAAATAA
- a CDS encoding conserved hypothetical protein (Evidence 4 : Unknown function but conserved in other organisms), which translates to MAQRKGKTGNPNGRPKGSPNKVTQSTKEWIQQIIDGNKEQFEQDLKNLEPKERTAIIERLLKYVTPTQQSISVEAQLQAEYEQLEKLLQDAPEEAIDEIVKRIEQLKSNSDNGQE; encoded by the coding sequence ATGGCACAAAGAAAAGGAAAGACAGGGAATCCGAACGGACGACCAAAAGGAAGCCCGAACAAAGTAACCCAATCAACGAAAGAATGGATACAGCAAATTATTGACGGTAACAAAGAGCAGTTTGAGCAGGATTTGAAAAATCTTGAACCCAAAGAACGCACGGCAATTATTGAAAGACTTTTGAAGTACGTTACACCAACACAGCAAAGTATTTCAGTAGAAGCACAATTACAAGCTGAATATGAACAGCTCGAAAAACTGCTTCAAGATGCGCCAGAAGAAGCAATTGATGAGATAGTAAAAAGAATAGAACAACTTAAAAGTAATTCAGACAATGGACAAGAATAA
- a CDS encoding conserved hypothetical protein (Evidence 4 : Unknown function but conserved in other organisms), whose protein sequence is MELILTSKEDLQILINDTVKNAVKSLIPARTENVKNNLSFNEGIDFLEKIGYPISKSQAYKYTMEGSIPFSKFGKKIIFDRESLQAWAESKLKTNQSNEIAKAVAESIERKN, encoded by the coding sequence ATGGAACTTATATTAACATCAAAAGAAGATTTACAAATTTTAATCAATGACACGGTAAAAAATGCTGTTAAGTCATTGATACCGGCACGAACTGAAAACGTAAAAAATAATCTATCATTTAATGAGGGAATTGATTTTCTCGAAAAAATAGGTTATCCAATCTCAAAATCACAGGCGTACAAATATACTATGGAGGGAAGTATTCCATTTTCAAAATTTGGTAAAAAGATAATTTTCGACCGTGAAAGTTTGCAAGCGTGGGCAGAAAGTAAATTAAAAACCAATCAAAGCAACGAAATAGCGAAAGCAGTTGCGGAAAGTATTGAAAGGAAAAATTAA
- a CDS encoding hypothetical protein (Evidence 5 : Unknown function): protein MEVKFRTEPLARIEKAKRERRIIDFLTKNDNGTDLPYQSLEARLNVNLKS, encoded by the coding sequence ATGGAAGTTAAATTCAGAACAGAACCGCTCGCACGGATTGAAAAAGCAAAAAGAGAAAGAAGAATTATTGACTTTCTCACAAAAAATGATAACGGAACGGATTTACCATATCAAAGTTTAGAAGCACGATTAAACGTAAACTTAAAATCATAA
- a CDS encoding hypothetical protein (Evidence 5 : Unknown function), with product MQSEIKVNRLKADAKNKRAKLKGKKMVRVSGTRLVNGKPVKYRKLIEVETNKKQ from the coding sequence ATGCAAAGCGAAATTAAAGTAAATCGTTTGAAAGCTGATGCTAAAAATAAGAGAGCTAAGCTGAAAGGTAAAAAAATGGTAAGAGTTTCCGGTACAAGACTTGTAAATGGTAAACCGGTTAAATACCGAAAATTAATTGAAGTTGAAACCAATAAAAAACAGTAA
- a CDS encoding hypothetical protein (Evidence 5 : Unknown function), translating to MERILYTNNEAVAHELMCLKRTERDLNTLRDNLLSKGVNVSEIVLIEATKGNVSFPVQAYKEVETNKIKAIINQFGETAITDGWETKVNEKVKQYESDLSNVLFELWRAENNLYLDYFDIDENGIKLKSGVDKNFFEKKNSIKLNDENSAKFEKIKSLCLMLNEILYHPDNEFEAMDEILYFNPDEKEFEIKVSAFGNKEVFEFMKVRKEMEQGHLYNLSQRRNFMRGSRL from the coding sequence ATGGAAAGAATATTGTACACCAATAATGAAGCAGTCGCACACGAATTAATGTGCCTGAAACGTACTGAAAGAGATTTGAATACATTAAGAGATAATCTGTTATCAAAAGGCGTTAATGTGTCCGAAATCGTTTTGATTGAAGCAACAAAGGGAAATGTATCTTTTCCGGTGCAGGCGTATAAAGAAGTTGAAACAAATAAGATTAAAGCTATCATAAATCAATTTGGAGAAACTGCAATAACGGACGGTTGGGAAACAAAAGTAAATGAAAAGGTTAAGCAATACGAAAGTGATTTATCTAACGTATTATTTGAACTTTGGAGAGCTGAAAATAATCTTTATTTAGATTATTTTGATATTGACGAAAACGGAATAAAATTAAAATCCGGTGTTGATAAAAATTTCTTTGAAAAAAAGAATAGTATTAAATTGAATGATGAAAATTCAGCAAAATTTGAAAAAATAAAATCACTCTGTTTGATGCTTAATGAGATTTTATACCACCCAGATAACGAGTTTGAAGCTATGGACGAAATTTTATACTTCAATCCCGATGAAAAGGAATTTGAGATAAAAGTTTCTGCATTTGGAAATAAAGAAGTTTTTGAATTTATGAAAGTTCGTAAAGAAATGGAACAAGGACATTTATATAACTTATCTCAAAGACGAAATTTTATGCGAGGTAGTCGGTTGTAA
- a CDS encoding conserved hypothetical protein (Evidence 4 : Unknown function but conserved in other organisms), which produces MSVLILFEKDMFYTYILQSEKTEKYYIGFTKDIHERISRHNNGRSKATKSGIPWRLVYFEEFDTRSNVIKRELEIKS; this is translated from the coding sequence TTGTCGGTGCTTATTTTATTTGAAAAAGATATGTTTTATACGTATATTTTACAATCAGAAAAAACTGAAAAATATTATATCGGTTTTACTAAAGATATTCACGAAAGAATATCGCGTCACAATAATGGAAGAAGTAAAGCCACCAAATCAGGTATTCCTTGGCGATTAGTTTATTTTGAAGAGTTTGACACTCGAAGTAATGTGATAAAACGAGAATTGGAAATAAAATCATAG
- a CDS encoding Transcriptional regulator, MarR family, translating into MDNKKDLEVQNVVKNLLSLYPLLAKSLKGFKNDLNTDINKGDLMILLLIDRHKKLTMSEIGGKLXMVXPHVTAHVNRLIINKYVQRGYDENDRRVIYISLTEKGKEITQSIYATISNNLSKVIETLENEKIHTLNNALITIKEILNELVNNK; encoded by the coding sequence ATGGACAACAAAAAGGACCTTGAAGTTCAAAATGTGGTAAAAAACCTATTATCACTCTATCCGCTGCTTGCAAAAAGTCTGAAAGGATTTAAAAATGATCTAAATACAGATATCAATAAGGGCGATTTAATGATTCTTTTACTAATAGATAGACACAAAAAGTTAACAATGAGTGAAATAGGCGGTAAATTGCANATGGTAAANCCTCACGTAACTGCTCATGTAAACAGGTTAATTATAAACAAATACGTACAAAGAGGTTACGATGAAAATGATAGAAGAGTGATATATATTTCACTAACCGAAAAAGGAAAAGAAATAACTCAATCTATCTATGCTACTATTAGTAATAATTTAAGTAAAGTAATAGAAACATTGGAAAATGAAAAAATCCATACATTAAATAACGCATTGATAACTATAAAAGAAATATTAAACGAGTTAGTAAATAATAAATAA
- a CDS encoding Semialdehyde dehydrogenase NAD-binding protein, translating into MKTAIVIGSTGMVGTELIKQLIENNEYTEVVSLARRESGVKHPKLKEYIVNFDTPETWQELVKGDVLFSVMGTTIKXAKTKENQFKVDYTYQYETAKIASENNVPAYVLVSSAGAKSSSSNFYLKIKGKLEDDVKQLXFKTISILQPGQLDGSRTEKRPAEKIALKVMHFLNNLGMFKKYRPIQANEVAKAMILSAKKSKSITYKLDELFELIK; encoded by the coding sequence ATGAAAACAGCTATTGTAATTGGTTCTACCGGAATGGTTGGAACTGAATTAATCAAACAGCTCATTGAAAATAATGAATATACAGAAGTTGTTTCGTTGGCGCGGCGCGAAAGTGGCGTAAAACATCCGAAATTAAAAGAATATATTGTGAATTTTGATACACCTGAAACGTGGCAAGAGTTAGTGAAAGGCGATGTGCTTTTTTCCGTGATGGGAACAACGATTAAAAANGCCAAAACCAAAGAAAATCAATTCAAAGTAGATTATACTTACCAATACGAAACCGCCAAAATCGCGTCAGAAAACAATGTTCCAGCGTATGTACTTGTTTCATCTGCCGGAGCAAAATCATCGTCGAGCAATTTTTATTTGAAAATAAAAGGAAAATTGGAGGACGATGTGAAACAACTTNCTTTTAAAACGATTTCCATACTTCAACCGGGGCAATTAGATGGAAGCAGAACAGAAAAACGTCCGGCAGAAAAAATAGCTTTGAAAGTGATGCATTTCTTAAATAACTTAGGAATGTTTAAAAAATACCGTCCAATTCAGGCAAATGAAGTGGCTAAAGCAATGATACTATCAGCGAAAAAATCAAAATCAATTACCTATAAATTAGATGAGCTGTTTGAATTGATAAAATAA
- a CDS encoding conserved hypothetical protein (Evidence 4 : Unknown function but conserved in other organisms) — protein MNKTKPYYKKSESIKQFEKDYQDWYYTGKDIPYKVPFKFRDDKANELTKLILAYLSFKGYFGARINTTGIYDQRREMWRKSGGKKGMADVTAVINGKHISIEIKAGKDKPRPEQLKVAEQIQQAGGEYWFIHSFDEFLKYENNIKIH, from the coding sequence ATGAATAAAACAAAACCATATTACAAAAAATCAGAATCTATTAAACAATTTGAAAAAGATTATCAGGATTGGTATTACACTGGAAAAGATATTCCCTATAAAGTGCCTTTCAAATTTCGGGACGACAAAGCAAACGAACTCACAAAATTAATACTCGCATATTTGAGTTTTAAGGGCTATTTCGGGGCAAGAATAAACACAACAGGCATTTATGACCAAAGGAGGGAAATGTGGCGGAAATCGGGCGGAAAAAAAGGAATGGCAGATGTTACGGCGGTTATCAATGGGAAACATATTTCCATAGAAATAAAAGCAGGAAAAGACAAACCACGACCGGAGCAATTAAAAGTTGCTGAACAGATACAGCAGGCAGGCGGTGAATATTGGTTTATTCACTCGTTTGATGAGTTTTTGAAATATGAAAATAACATTAAAATACATTGA